One Bacteroidota bacterium DNA window includes the following coding sequences:
- a CDS encoding class I SAM-dependent methyltransferase, with amino-acid sequence MRAADGVRRGLSARWFAWLLSHGEGFDREMYGAWKRDLLGPLAGTVVEIGPGGGVNLPYYGAGVRWIGIEPNVHFHAGLRKKAASLGLDADVRSGLAEQTGLPDGSADAVVSTLVLCSVDDPEAALAEVRRVLKPGGTFVFIEHIAAPEASGLRRVQRVIKPLWGVIADGCCPDRETGRRIEEAGFAEVQFERFEAEMPLPVVRPHIAGTARKA; translated from the coding sequence GCGAGCCGCCGATGGGGTCCGCCGCGGCCTGAGCGCCCGGTGGTTCGCCTGGCTGCTCTCGCACGGCGAAGGGTTCGACCGGGAGATGTACGGCGCGTGGAAGCGCGACCTCCTCGGCCCGCTCGCCGGCACGGTCGTCGAGATCGGGCCGGGAGGCGGGGTGAACCTGCCGTACTACGGCGCGGGCGTCCGCTGGATCGGCATCGAGCCGAACGTGCACTTCCACGCCGGCCTGCGAAAGAAAGCCGCATCGCTCGGCCTCGACGCCGACGTGCGCTCCGGCCTCGCCGAGCAGACCGGCCTGCCCGACGGCAGTGCGGACGCGGTCGTCTCGACGCTCGTGCTTTGCTCGGTGGACGACCCCGAGGCTGCGCTCGCCGAGGTGCGCCGGGTCCTGAAGCCGGGCGGGACGTTCGTCTTCATCGAGCACATCGCCGCGCCCGAGGCGTCGGGCCTGCGCCGCGTGCAGCGGGTCATCAAGCCCCTGTGGGGCGTCATCGCCGACGGCTGCTGCCCCGACCGCGAGACGGGCCGCCGGATCGAGGAGGCCGGGTTCGCCGAGGTGCAGTTCGAGCGGTTCGAGGCGGAGATGCCGCTGCCGGTCGTCCGCCCGCACATCGCTGGGACAGCGCGGAAAGCGTGA